The following proteins come from a genomic window of Manduca sexta isolate Smith_Timp_Sample1 chromosome 2, JHU_Msex_v1.0, whole genome shotgun sequence:
- the LOC115456373 gene encoding glycerol kinase isoform X3, giving the protein MVVPDTEMPVKEGGKKSLVGVIDDGTKTVRFVIYEAECSNELVSYQLDKTEVQPQEGWSEQDPLEIMHNIRICAENAIDQLTELGYSREDIVTLGITNQRETTIAWDMCTGQPLHPAIAWNDIRTDSTVDAILAKVPDRNKNYFKNICGLPISPYFSALKMRWLKDNVKAVRKASRDKRLLFGTVDSWIIWNLTGGPHGGIHITDVTNASRTLLMNLETLNWDPMLCRLFGVHRNTLPQIRSSSEVYGRVEDCSVLDGIRISGILGNQQSALVGQNCMSAGQAKNTYRSGCFLLYNTGTRKVQSTHGLITTVAYKLGPDAPAVYALEGSIAVAGGAMKFLRDNLHLIKDVVEDTEHIAGQVFSTGDVYFVPAFSGLYAPYWRKDARGIICGLTAFTTKNHIIRAALEAVCFQTRDILEAMNKDCGMPLAKLHVDGRMTSNDLLMQLQADLTGIPVLRAQSWDMSALGVGIVAGNSVGVWSCDKWKHHSASTDTFLPTTTDDDRDARYTKWKMAVQRSLGWATTKKSITMTEERYKLLASIPAALYIFGSFTMLVVSSILKNNR; this is encoded by the exons atggTTGTTCCAG ATACCGAAATGCCAGTCAAAGAGGGAGGGAAGAAATCGCTCGTCGGCGTGATAGACGACGGGACGAAGACAGTCAGATTTGTG ATATACGAAGCGGAATGTTCAAACGAACTCGTGTCATATCAGCTGGACAAAACAGAGGTGCAGCCTCAAGAAGGATGGTCCGAACAGGACCCATTGGAGATCATGCACAACATCAGAATATGCGCGGAAAATGCTATAGATCAGCTGACTGaattag GTTATTCCAGAGAAGATATCGTCACATTAGGCATAACTAACCAGAGGGAGACAACAATAGCATGGGACATGTGTACTGGACAACCCTTACATCCAGCTATAG CATGGAATGATATCCGAACAGACAGCACAGTCGACGCTATTCTAGCCAAAGTGCCAGATCGTAACAAgaattactttaaaaacatatgCGGTTTGCCAATATCGCCATACTTTAGCGCGTTGAAAATGCGCTGGTTGAAGGACAATGTTAAAGCGGTGAGGAAGGCGAGCAGAGATAAACGGCTTTTATTCGGCACCGTTGACTCTTGGATTATTTGG AACTTAACCGGAGGTCCTCACGGTGGCATCCACATAACAGATGTAACCAACGCGTCCAGGACTCTGCTCATGAACTTGGAGACTTTGAACTGGGACCCTATGCTTTGCAg GTTATTCGGCGTACATCGAAACACTTTGCCGCAGATCCGTAGCAGCTCTGAAGTTTACGGTAGAGTTGAAGATTGTTCAGTTTTGGACGGCATCAGAATATCTGGG ATACTAGGCAACCAGCAATCGGCGTTGGTAGGCCAGAACTGCATGAGCGCAGGACAAGCCAAGAACACGTACAGGAGCGGATGTTTCCTCCTCTACAATACAGGCACGCGTAAGGTGCAGTCCACACACGGGTTGATAACCACGGTCGCGTACAAGCTGGGACCCGACGCGCCCGCTGTGTACGCGCTTGAAG GCTCGATTGCCGTCGCCGGTGGTGCCATGAAGTTCCTGCGGGATAACTTGCATCTTATCAAGGATGTGGTTGAAGATACGGAGCATATTGCTGGACAAGTGTTCTCAACGGGGGACGTGTATTTTGTTCCAGCTTTTAGTGGACTATATGCGCCTTATTGGAGGAAGGATGCTAGAGG AATAATTTGCGGTCTCACAGCTTTCACGACCAAGAACCACATCATACGAGCAGCTTTGGAGGCAGTCTGTTTCCAAACCAg ggACATATTGGAAGCAATGAACAAAGACTGCGGCATGCCATTGGCCAAACTACACGTCGACGGTCGGATGACGTCCAACGATTTGCTGATGCAGTTGCAAGCGGACCTCACCGGTATACCTGTgt tGCGAGCCCAGTCGTGGGATATGTCTGCGCTAGGAGTGGGGATAGTGGCGGGCAACTCCGTCGGCGTGTGGAGCTGTGACAAGTGGAAACATCACTCTGCATCCACTGACACATTCTTACCTACCACTACTGATGACG ATCGTGACGCGAGGTACACGAAATGGAAAATGGCGGTGCAACGGTCACTCGGATGGGCGACGACCAAAAAGTCGATCACAATGACAG AGGAGCGATACAAGCTTTTGGCATCGATACCCGCTGCTTTGTACATCTTTGGCAGCTTTACCATGCTAGTCGTATCATCTATACTCAAGAACAATAGATGa
- the LOC115456373 gene encoding glycerol kinase isoform X2, whose product MPVKEGGKKSLVGVIDDGTKTVRFVIYEAECSNELVSYQLDKTEVQPQEGWSEQDPLEIMHNIRICAENAIDQLTELGYSREDIVTLGITNQRETTIAWDMCTGQPLHPAIAWNDIRTDSTVDAILAKVPDRNKNYFKNICGLPISPYFSALKMRWLKDNVKAVRKASRDKRLLFGTVDSWIIWNLTGGPHGGIHITDVTNASRTLLMNLETLNWDPMLCRLFGVHRNTLPQIRSSSEVYGRVEDCSVLDGIRISGILGNQQSALVGQNCMSAGQAKNTYRSGCFLLYNTGTRKVQSTHGLITTVAYKLGPDAPAVYALEGSIAVAGGAMKFLRDNLHLIKDVVEDTEHIAGQVFSTGDVYFVPAFSGLYAPYWRKDARGIICGLTAFTTKNHIIRAALEAVCFQTRDILEAMNKDCGMPLAKLHVDGRMTSNDLLMQLQADLTGIPVLRAQSWDMSALGVGIVAGNSVGVWSCDKWKHHSASTDTFLPTTTDDDRDARYTKWKMAVQRSLGWATTKKSITMTGQAKRKYSMVPQKSYESISPTDSRKNSYDFNGKLEIEVDTSTLDEGVNSYNEDLLQYSARKFSIYVPLKTKKVEHTILDDVEYFMAKKECDYGMCECCDDEKKISTNWESIEEIIENDPEIIFDSDDNPILVEPVRTPDALLIDSGPVVMGNGISLSKRMHLEKIPAIFRTICSKFSNASLT is encoded by the exons ATGCCAGTCAAAGAGGGAGGGAAGAAATCGCTCGTCGGCGTGATAGACGACGGGACGAAGACAGTCAGATTTGTG ATATACGAAGCGGAATGTTCAAACGAACTCGTGTCATATCAGCTGGACAAAACAGAGGTGCAGCCTCAAGAAGGATGGTCCGAACAGGACCCATTGGAGATCATGCACAACATCAGAATATGCGCGGAAAATGCTATAGATCAGCTGACTGaattag GTTATTCCAGAGAAGATATCGTCACATTAGGCATAACTAACCAGAGGGAGACAACAATAGCATGGGACATGTGTACTGGACAACCCTTACATCCAGCTATAG CATGGAATGATATCCGAACAGACAGCACAGTCGACGCTATTCTAGCCAAAGTGCCAGATCGTAACAAgaattactttaaaaacatatgCGGTTTGCCAATATCGCCATACTTTAGCGCGTTGAAAATGCGCTGGTTGAAGGACAATGTTAAAGCGGTGAGGAAGGCGAGCAGAGATAAACGGCTTTTATTCGGCACCGTTGACTCTTGGATTATTTGG AACTTAACCGGAGGTCCTCACGGTGGCATCCACATAACAGATGTAACCAACGCGTCCAGGACTCTGCTCATGAACTTGGAGACTTTGAACTGGGACCCTATGCTTTGCAg GTTATTCGGCGTACATCGAAACACTTTGCCGCAGATCCGTAGCAGCTCTGAAGTTTACGGTAGAGTTGAAGATTGTTCAGTTTTGGACGGCATCAGAATATCTGGG ATACTAGGCAACCAGCAATCGGCGTTGGTAGGCCAGAACTGCATGAGCGCAGGACAAGCCAAGAACACGTACAGGAGCGGATGTTTCCTCCTCTACAATACAGGCACGCGTAAGGTGCAGTCCACACACGGGTTGATAACCACGGTCGCGTACAAGCTGGGACCCGACGCGCCCGCTGTGTACGCGCTTGAAG GCTCGATTGCCGTCGCCGGTGGTGCCATGAAGTTCCTGCGGGATAACTTGCATCTTATCAAGGATGTGGTTGAAGATACGGAGCATATTGCTGGACAAGTGTTCTCAACGGGGGACGTGTATTTTGTTCCAGCTTTTAGTGGACTATATGCGCCTTATTGGAGGAAGGATGCTAGAGG AATAATTTGCGGTCTCACAGCTTTCACGACCAAGAACCACATCATACGAGCAGCTTTGGAGGCAGTCTGTTTCCAAACCAg ggACATATTGGAAGCAATGAACAAAGACTGCGGCATGCCATTGGCCAAACTACACGTCGACGGTCGGATGACGTCCAACGATTTGCTGATGCAGTTGCAAGCGGACCTCACCGGTATACCTGTgt tGCGAGCCCAGTCGTGGGATATGTCTGCGCTAGGAGTGGGGATAGTGGCGGGCAACTCCGTCGGCGTGTGGAGCTGTGACAAGTGGAAACATCACTCTGCATCCACTGACACATTCTTACCTACCACTACTGATGACG ATCGTGACGCGAGGTACACGAAATGGAAAATGGCGGTGCAACGGTCACTCGGATGGGCGACGACCAAAAAGTCGATCACAATGACAGGTCAggcaaaaagaaaatatagcaTGGTGCCACAAAAGAGTTACGAGTCCATATCACCCACGGACAGTCGAAAAAATTCGTACGATTTCAacggaaaattagaaatagAGGTCGACACCTCGACATTAGACGAGGGCGTCAATTCTTATAACGAGGACTTGCTTCAGTATTCCGCTCGGAAATTCTCAATTTACGTCCCGCTAAAGACTAAAAAAGTCGAACACACTATATTAGATGATGTCGAATATTTTATGGCTAAAAAGGAGTGCGATTATGGAATGTGCGAGTGTTGTGACGATGAGAAAAAGATATCGACAAACTGGGAGTCGATAGAGGAGATTATCGAGAACGATCCGGAGATAATTTTCGATAGTGACGATAATCCTATATTGGTTGAACCGGTGAGGACTCCTGACGCTTTGCTCATAGATTCCGGGCCCGTAGTGATGGGAAACGGTATCAGTTTGAGCAAACGTATGCATTTGGAAAAGATACCGGCGATATTTCGCACTATTTGCAGTAAATTCTCGAATGCTTCACTGACGTGA
- the LOC115456373 gene encoding glycerol kinase isoform X1 produces the protein MVVPDTEMPVKEGGKKSLVGVIDDGTKTVRFVIYEAECSNELVSYQLDKTEVQPQEGWSEQDPLEIMHNIRICAENAIDQLTELGYSREDIVTLGITNQRETTIAWDMCTGQPLHPAIAWNDIRTDSTVDAILAKVPDRNKNYFKNICGLPISPYFSALKMRWLKDNVKAVRKASRDKRLLFGTVDSWIIWNLTGGPHGGIHITDVTNASRTLLMNLETLNWDPMLCRLFGVHRNTLPQIRSSSEVYGRVEDCSVLDGIRISGILGNQQSALVGQNCMSAGQAKNTYRSGCFLLYNTGTRKVQSTHGLITTVAYKLGPDAPAVYALEGSIAVAGGAMKFLRDNLHLIKDVVEDTEHIAGQVFSTGDVYFVPAFSGLYAPYWRKDARGIICGLTAFTTKNHIIRAALEAVCFQTRDILEAMNKDCGMPLAKLHVDGRMTSNDLLMQLQADLTGIPVLRAQSWDMSALGVGIVAGNSVGVWSCDKWKHHSASTDTFLPTTTDDDRDARYTKWKMAVQRSLGWATTKKSITMTGQAKRKYSMVPQKSYESISPTDSRKNSYDFNGKLEIEVDTSTLDEGVNSYNEDLLQYSARKFSIYVPLKTKKVEHTILDDVEYFMAKKECDYGMCECCDDEKKISTNWESIEEIIENDPEIIFDSDDNPILVEPVRTPDALLIDSGPVVMGNGISLSKRMHLEKIPAIFRTICSKFSNASLT, from the exons atggTTGTTCCAG ATACCGAAATGCCAGTCAAAGAGGGAGGGAAGAAATCGCTCGTCGGCGTGATAGACGACGGGACGAAGACAGTCAGATTTGTG ATATACGAAGCGGAATGTTCAAACGAACTCGTGTCATATCAGCTGGACAAAACAGAGGTGCAGCCTCAAGAAGGATGGTCCGAACAGGACCCATTGGAGATCATGCACAACATCAGAATATGCGCGGAAAATGCTATAGATCAGCTGACTGaattag GTTATTCCAGAGAAGATATCGTCACATTAGGCATAACTAACCAGAGGGAGACAACAATAGCATGGGACATGTGTACTGGACAACCCTTACATCCAGCTATAG CATGGAATGATATCCGAACAGACAGCACAGTCGACGCTATTCTAGCCAAAGTGCCAGATCGTAACAAgaattactttaaaaacatatgCGGTTTGCCAATATCGCCATACTTTAGCGCGTTGAAAATGCGCTGGTTGAAGGACAATGTTAAAGCGGTGAGGAAGGCGAGCAGAGATAAACGGCTTTTATTCGGCACCGTTGACTCTTGGATTATTTGG AACTTAACCGGAGGTCCTCACGGTGGCATCCACATAACAGATGTAACCAACGCGTCCAGGACTCTGCTCATGAACTTGGAGACTTTGAACTGGGACCCTATGCTTTGCAg GTTATTCGGCGTACATCGAAACACTTTGCCGCAGATCCGTAGCAGCTCTGAAGTTTACGGTAGAGTTGAAGATTGTTCAGTTTTGGACGGCATCAGAATATCTGGG ATACTAGGCAACCAGCAATCGGCGTTGGTAGGCCAGAACTGCATGAGCGCAGGACAAGCCAAGAACACGTACAGGAGCGGATGTTTCCTCCTCTACAATACAGGCACGCGTAAGGTGCAGTCCACACACGGGTTGATAACCACGGTCGCGTACAAGCTGGGACCCGACGCGCCCGCTGTGTACGCGCTTGAAG GCTCGATTGCCGTCGCCGGTGGTGCCATGAAGTTCCTGCGGGATAACTTGCATCTTATCAAGGATGTGGTTGAAGATACGGAGCATATTGCTGGACAAGTGTTCTCAACGGGGGACGTGTATTTTGTTCCAGCTTTTAGTGGACTATATGCGCCTTATTGGAGGAAGGATGCTAGAGG AATAATTTGCGGTCTCACAGCTTTCACGACCAAGAACCACATCATACGAGCAGCTTTGGAGGCAGTCTGTTTCCAAACCAg ggACATATTGGAAGCAATGAACAAAGACTGCGGCATGCCATTGGCCAAACTACACGTCGACGGTCGGATGACGTCCAACGATTTGCTGATGCAGTTGCAAGCGGACCTCACCGGTATACCTGTgt tGCGAGCCCAGTCGTGGGATATGTCTGCGCTAGGAGTGGGGATAGTGGCGGGCAACTCCGTCGGCGTGTGGAGCTGTGACAAGTGGAAACATCACTCTGCATCCACTGACACATTCTTACCTACCACTACTGATGACG ATCGTGACGCGAGGTACACGAAATGGAAAATGGCGGTGCAACGGTCACTCGGATGGGCGACGACCAAAAAGTCGATCACAATGACAGGTCAggcaaaaagaaaatatagcaTGGTGCCACAAAAGAGTTACGAGTCCATATCACCCACGGACAGTCGAAAAAATTCGTACGATTTCAacggaaaattagaaatagAGGTCGACACCTCGACATTAGACGAGGGCGTCAATTCTTATAACGAGGACTTGCTTCAGTATTCCGCTCGGAAATTCTCAATTTACGTCCCGCTAAAGACTAAAAAAGTCGAACACACTATATTAGATGATGTCGAATATTTTATGGCTAAAAAGGAGTGCGATTATGGAATGTGCGAGTGTTGTGACGATGAGAAAAAGATATCGACAAACTGGGAGTCGATAGAGGAGATTATCGAGAACGATCCGGAGATAATTTTCGATAGTGACGATAATCCTATATTGGTTGAACCGGTGAGGACTCCTGACGCTTTGCTCATAGATTCCGGGCCCGTAGTGATGGGAAACGGTATCAGTTTGAGCAAACGTATGCATTTGGAAAAGATACCGGCGATATTTCGCACTATTTGCAGTAAATTCTCGAATGCTTCACTGACGTGA
- the LOC115456374 gene encoding uncharacterized protein LOC115456374, with the protein MTDIQSLPLEIFIEILVNTDGITLGKCRRVCKNWKDVIDNTDYLWENICLNEYKYPSIIARRKASKDLKWYHIYKNLFKWSNLDEYEKDFKQFYVFLHHDINHALDIEYGVLPLKETRGMILYDTSTLKLIPVAVPDQNVLKIANNDIATVILLTSGLLIQKTVDNCTDMSEAFFKAEMFVLGTDAVYFCDDQDVYMCDLKLKTLSRKLIVHIEYSIKQMQYNDDTIYIFTKCGKILSITRDHRMQMKPINCPPEWIVQIKYITIVNARNFICYSKNLFKIETEKYQHLYLDFPLVTALFFYIDFVLIGTRQGEILLYRLSSQKKGMKPIFEKIAQLPEMKYALRLDVCERESGPVIIAATFFDIMILELTFFPHELEKKKSYPPHQLTMFKRLTTLRDRLRMGVPSLKAIA; encoded by the exons ATGACCGACATCCAAAGCTTACCATTAgagatttttatagaaatattagtGAACACAGATGGTATAACGCTTGGTAAATGCCGCAGAGTATGCAAAAACTGGAAAGACGTTATTGATAACACAGATTATTTATGGGAGAATATATgtctaaatgaatataaatatcctTCAATAATCGCAAGAAGAAAGGCAAGCAAGGATTTGAAATGGTATCACATatacaaaaacttatttaagtGGTCTAACCTCGACGAATATGAGAAagatttcaaacaattttatgtatttttacatcATGACATAAACCATGCCTTGGATATAGAATATGGTGTTTTACCTCTGAAAGAGACGAGAGGCATGATCCTCTACGACACTAGCACTCTAAAACTCATACCAGTCGCTGTACCAGACCAGAATGTGTTAAAAATAGCCAATAATGATATAGCAACAGTAATTTTATTGACTTCAGGACTATTAATTCAAAAAACAGTTGACAATTGCACTGATATGTCAGAAGCATTCTTCAAAgctgaaatgtttgttttgggTACAGATGCAGTATATTTCTGCGATGATCAGGATGTTTACATGTGCgacttaaaactaaaaactttgAGTAGAAAGTTAATAGTACATATTGAGTATAGTATTAAGCAAATGCAATACAATGATGACACTATATACATTTTCACGAAATGCGGAAAAATATTGAGTATAACTAGAGACCATAGAATGCAAATGAAACCGATAAACTGCCCTCCAGAATGGATCGTTCAGATCAAATACATCACAATAGTTAATGCAAGAAATTTCATTTGTTATTCAaaaaatttgttcaaaatagaAACAGAGAAGTATCAGCATTTGTACCTGGATTTTCCGTTGGTAACagcattgtttttttacattgatTTTGTATTGATTGGAACGAGGCAAGGGGAGATATTGTTGTATCGTCTTTCGAGTCAGAAAAAAGGTATGAAACCGATATTCGAGAAGATTGCCCAGTTACCGGAGATGAAGTATGCTTTACGTCTGGATGTTTGTGAAAGGGAATCTGGTCCGGTTATAATAGCTGCaacattttttgatattatgaTATTGGAATTAACATTCTTCCCTcat GAACTTGAAAAGAAGAAATCGTACCCGCCCCATCAACTTACAATGTTTAAAAGACTGACAACACTGAGGGATCGTTTGAGGATGGGAGTGCCCAGCTTGAAGGCTATTGCTTAG